Below is a genomic region from Melanotaenia boesemani isolate fMelBoe1 chromosome 19, fMelBoe1.pri, whole genome shotgun sequence.
AATGTTAGGTAAACACTTCAGCATATCATATTATGATTTTGATTGGATTTGAATGAATTATGAAGACAAAGCCACAACTCTGAGTACTAAAACTCACCTTCTTCaacctcttcttctttctttaaacTGCCTGGCAGCTTTCATTTTTGTCAGCTGACAAAAATAACATATTGATGCatgttaaagatttatttttctcttttggctTAGTGACTATTATCACCATTATTAATGACTCAATAGCAGTTTAGAAAATAATCTCTTTGTGACAACTTTTACATTGACTTACTCTAAAATAACTCCTATCcacttttaatttcatttctcCTGATATTCAGACTGAAGATACAGTACACCACTGCTGTTAGCGTTGCTTCCTGCCACTAGTTAGCGCTAACCAGTGTGAAACGATATTAAATGAGCACAGCTAATCATATCAGTTTAAATAGGTTATAAAGAAGGACTTATAGCAGCTACTGCAGATAGAGAGCACAGGAAAATGGAAGAGAAAACTCGGGACTTGTTGGACATTGGTAGGGACATGCATCATACATACAGTGgcattaaaactttatttattctgttcaaaatatatattttactaGAAACAGCTGTGTATGGAAGATTAACTGCTCACTTACCAGTTAAAGTTAAAGATGGAACATCTTTCCAAAGGAAAGGAAATCAGTGAATAAATTTAGTTTAGTacagttttcagtgttaaaatGTGGAGCCTCATGCTAAAGTCTGGGTGGATAATTTGGGGAATAATCAGATAACTCTGGTCACATTTTCCGTCCTAGCTTATTGATTATTATCAGCTATATTCAGCTttattattgtaacagtgtcttTACAGGTCTacataaaaaatcaattagacacctgcaacttattcagaactctgctgctcgagtcctcactaagaccaaagaaagtggaccacatcagtccagctctgaggtctttacactggcttctagtccatcagagaatagactttaaaattttgctgctggtctataaagctctgaatggtttaggaccaaaatacatcactgacatcagtatgaacctaccgccctcaggtcatctggatctggtcttttatcagttcccagagtcagaaccagacatggagaagctgcattcagcttctatgctccacatgtctggaacaaactcccagaaagcctcagatgaACTGAAAcactctgtttatttaaatcctggttaaagacccacctgttctctgctgcatttaaatgggttttatttaaaagtccaaatcttcactgtttattttactctttaatttttaaacttgatcatgttttataatgtttttaatctaatgttctttcttattcatttttctgttgtttttaattttaaattatgcttctttttttctaatgttttaatgtttctgtaaagccctttgaatcaccctgttgttgaattgcgctatacaaataaacttgcctgtCCTTATTAACGTTGCTGTTTGTTGTCGATCATCATTCAGGAGGCCAGGCGTTGCAAACGTTTATCAGTACAGACTCATCAAACCTTGTCCGTACGATCTGCAGTCTTGGGCTTGTCTATGCAGCCTCTCAGCACTCTggcaataacaataataataaaaatggccaaacaggaagcagcaggGTATAGCAGGGATCATTCAGAGAAATCTTTAATCAACTTGTTATCTATTGACAAAATGAGAGTTACCTGTAGAATTGGGAGTAAATATGAAGTCTGTGATATCAAGAAAAACCTTCCCAGTGGATGATTATAAGAACTGATGCAAAGGCaactctaaataaataaataaataaagatgatgcATTGCTTTTCTAAAAATATGAACTTTGCAAAAGAACCTCTGAACAGGTCAGAAAAAAAGTCCTGatgatttaatagaaaaataaagagctTTGAAAATAATGACATTCATCTTGTTAATCACAGTGTGGGACTGATCATTGTTTTTGGACATTTCAGTGTTAATTAAATACAGTAAACTTCAGAAGCAAACACCTGCTTATAGGCTGAAGAAACTTCTGTTTTCACATTGTTAGTTCTGAACAGTTTAAATCAACAATGAACTTCCTCAAGCATTATAATCCGTCCAAGACAAACTTACCAAATTCTTTTACGGGAAAAGTCGATGGAAATGCTCCAAACAGAGCTGCTATAAAAAGCTGTATTACCTGCCAAAAAGATGTTACTAAATACTGATTAGGCAAGCCCAAACGGTTATTTTCAAActgtaaaagacagaaataaaaattgatcAAGTTTATATATATTGGATCAATAACAGATGGTCACTATTGTTGCTTGCTGTTTTAACTGTTCTCCCTCCTTTAAGAATCATACCTGATGGGATGTTATTGATATGTCCTCTCATATGTGTTAAAGTCTGATTCAGTATGAGTCAGAAGAACTTTCCCCCTCAGACAATACAGACTGTACACCTCAAGGATCTTAAATTTCAGTCTTCAAAAGCCAATGACCCAGTTTTAGAcgcttccctgctccaacacacactgaagattGAGATGCCTGGTGTACAAAATGATTCTGCACAGTAAGACTAAATAACCTCAATGAAACACATATTCTCAGAGCAACATGTtcattgcttgttttttttaaatattgtggcAGATAAAAATTTACTTTTGGCCAATAACTGGCTAGAAACCTAAATCCTTCTTTTTCCCACACTGCTTGTTACTTGTTCTCACAAGTGCTAAAATTTCCCCAGTTTCTCAACATTAATTCACCCCATTCACTCCGTCATTATCTTTTGATTAAGGCAGCCACATCATCTTATTACATAATCATAGTTTGTTTTCCAGTGTAAATCTAGTTTTCTGtggtttaaacaaaaaagtacCAGCTGTATTTACATAGTAAAAACTTTCTGGGAATttcttttgtagttttttttagcgCTCATTTGGTTGTAGAAATTAATTCTGGATGAAAACCAGATGACAAGTTCAAACTCTGCACAAGTACAACTTTCTGATAAATGCCTTGGAGGGAGTCCAACATATATTTGTTTCCAAGATTGTGAAATATGAATGTAATATAATGCTCCTTCCCCATACACACacttataaaacacacacatgccagATTTAGTACAAACatgtgaataaaacaaaatatgtgtttctgttcGAAATCATTCTCATTTCAACATCACTCTGGGTTTCTTAAGACTCCAGCAAACATGATTATAAGATTTTCTGCAAACACAGAGCACAATTATTCATCTGTGTAGCTGCAGGGTATTGTGACACTATCTGTGTAGATAACTGTAAATACCACTAGATGGTGCATGCATGCTTTCCAAAAGACTGAACGACCACCACTTGTGCATTTCTGCAGAAACTGAGTGATTTCTGGGAAATGCCAGATTAGAggagctgctttttatttatatatctcTGTTTTCTATCATATTCTAAATtatttcagctgcagctgtttagAAACATGTAGAAAACCACAAACATGCAGCGCAAATGTTCTGACTTTATACATTATTTAACCCCATTCGTAAAATGACTGTGAACCAAATTTTTGATGTGGATTGAAATACTTGTTTAAGTTTTACTTGCATGAACTGTTTTTGCTGGCAGTTTAGTATTTTACCTCACAACAATTTACTCATAATTCATCCAAGGTCTGTAGTCACTTACCTTTCTGTTTAagattttactttaaaagaagATTTCCTAACCTTAAATGAAACACTTTTAGTTCATCATCTCAGAAAAAACTGTCTGGCTGGAGCCTGTTTGAAATtttagtttgaaataaaataaaataaaaaattcataaacaaataataataataaaaaaaaagtctttcatcACTTTTTTGAAAATTTCTGTGAGCTGTTTGTAGTGTCACCAAATAAGACAGATTTCACCTCAAAACTTCTTAGATGCTTTAATTTACATAGTTCTTTGAGGTGCAAAGAGGATGATATTTATATCTCACAGAAAGGAAAGATCACTGGAAAGCTACCCACATCtcactttgaaaagaaaagagaaagtaaaaaaggAACAGTTGGACCAATCTGTCTGAAGGAAATGGTaatgtaaataagataaaatgaaatgaaatgaaattaaattaaaagaaagaaagaaaagaaagaaagaaagaaagaaagaaagaaagaaagaaagaaagaaagaataaaaaagttagACGTTACTAGAGGTCTacactcagagagcgcagacctccaccaagatAACATAAtgtttgagttagaagctctaatggcaaaagtATCCCTAGCTCCCCGTAGTAAAGGATCTTTTAAAAAACCTCCTGGATCTATGAGGTGATCTGGATCCCCCCAAAATATAATCCCGGTTcattattccatttctgagatttcctgaaaatttcatcaaagtctgtccataactttttgagttatgttgctaacaggcAGATAAACAAACGCAGCTGAAAGTAAGactacataactttctgacattaaaactttgtgcttctgactcattttgatacTACGCTGACTTTCATTATGTACGTTCCTGAAGccattgttgccctgcagcgtaCCGAGGCTAAGAACCTGCACTTCAAAATTGGCCGTTTAAgatgtgcaccatggctgattcaacaaagaaacgcaaggggacattatcagaggaagagaggaaaagaaagacaaagtgacagagcaagagaaaagacaTTGGACTGAGTTTGACtaactggagagagctcagagaagagacaggatgcaagacagatgtcaaattagcctttgttaggggggagtgaaaatctgccaaagttcaatTGTGGGCTTTTTAAGAGGCTTCATAGAAGCTTAAAAAACCTGTGAGTGTCACTATAGAGCAACAGATCTTAATCCAGATTAATGTAGGCGAAACTAGAAGTGAAACTTGGATCTTTCAGTAACTTGTAGCTTTCCATTGCAACATGGACCTTGATCTTGCTCCTGTCTTTACAGTATCCTGTTTATGTTAAATGGCTGTAACATGTGGACAGAACAGCTGCCACCACTTAGAacatttaaacttaaattaCAGTACAcatactgacacacacacacacacacacacacacacacaagggcTGATAGACTAGTTGTGATGAGGATGTCACCATCCATACAGTTTTActatattttaccattttactATAGTATTTAAGCAATGAAATATTGgtatatctttaataaattcgTCCACACCAGATAagattgttttatgtttttacaaactACTAAAACGGTATTTACCGTGTGAGTAAAGCCACAGGATGTGAGAAACAGCtggccaaataaataaaaacagtgccTCTGCCTCCCACATGACTCCATTACAGTGTGTTCTAACCTGTGCCCTGTTACACCATACATCCCACAGCAGATAAGAACAAGGCCAGTGACTGATGAGCTGAACTGTTGGTTTACAAGTCAGGGTCTGTGATCTATCCCAAAAGTATACACAAAAACATTGAATTGACAAAACTTAATTGTTTCCtcatgttgcagtttttttttattggttttacaTTTGAATGAAGCATGGCCAAAATGAAACCAGTTTTTTAACACAATGACAAACTGCTatattttaacactttttgattaATAAATGCTGTATTTTAATGTTACTGCAGATGCATGGGGAACTAAGatgcatttattaataattGGTTGCGGAGAcaatactttttttgttgttgaagaAGTCAAGTTTTGTCCAATTATCTAAAAAAAGGCTTATTTTAATTAGAGTAATTAAGATAAAGTAAACAATGGCCATCTTAGTTCTTGGGAAAACATTTTGCTGATagattgtaaatatttttcaacCCAACATGAACCCAGGCATGCTTTGCCACTTGAGACACTATATGTATGACAAAGTGCTCAAACATAAAGCACTTAAATGTCTGTGGGGTGGTACAATGTCTGCAATAACCCAGAACAGGATCTTCTGTTATCTGACACGCCTGTTTCCCCCTGTGGGATGGATGGGGCTGCAGATGGATGGCCTCGGGCTTTGCCTCTGCAAACATAAAAGTGCCTTGCAAGCAGAGCCAGTCAGCAGGATGTTGATATTATTCTACCTCCGACAGGCCCATACAGAGAAACGCTCCCATCCACACAGTATTAAATGCTGACATGGAAACCAGCTGCTGAGCTGAGCCATCATCTGTAATGTGTCcctgaagaaagaaaacatgtttccaTGGCTTTTGTTCAGTGCATTCCTGTCTTATGTATAGAATAGAAGTAGTCCCAGTTTTCAGTCTTTATAGATGTAATATGATATGAACATGTAATGTATTACAAGTAGTGAATGATTTGGCTCATCTTTTCAGCCACAGTCATTCTTTCCTGAAAATGAAAGGATGACCCTGATTTATCAAATACACTACATACAGAAAATATTGTAtctcttagttttattttgacaGCAAGATGAGTTCTGcaaagttttaacatttaatatgaaAATACATTCAAGCTCCATAAATCTTTATTGTCATGAAATTGAAAGTAATATCTTTTTGCCTAAATGATGTTATAATGCGATGCAGTCACCTTTACTGATGCTTTATGGAATTTAGTTTTTCAGATGATTCTTTTGATTTTCAAGTCTTCAAGATTTCGATCAAGCATATCATCAAACAGCAGGCGGACCACCTGTTGTCACAGCTGGTTGCACGGTGATTTGCTGCAAAGGCAACGAAAATACTAACCAAATAGAAATATTCCTGTGAATTTCAGTTGGCTGCACATAGTTGCAACTTATTCTCCaactaaacaagaaaatataaaaacagcaacatacACGTGTGTTATGAACTTCACTGATCAAGATGTGATATCTTGTCTTGAATAATgatctccttctctttctttttagaTGTGACTGGTCAACACATCCATATGGTTTATATAAGGACGATAGGGAGAATGTGGCAGTTTGGGGCCTTCTCCctcctttttctgctttttgccAGGGCCTTTCGTCTCTCTTCAGTTTCGGTTTTTATAAGTATGTTTTTGTATCCAACTTTCCTTGGGCCGCGTCTTGGTTGTCAGATTCTTgaactgtgtgtgtatttgaagcCTTCGTTGATATAACGACCTTAACTATGTTTAAGGGAAATTGTCATTTGAGTCATTTCACACTTTTTGCCTCTACATCTCTGCAAGGGTCTGCATGGACTTGCTGGATGTAAAATTTATTCAAGTCTACAATTTCCCAGATCCAGACAGATGTGTGCATCCCAAACTTTTTATCTGCCAAGCTTCCCTGCTGAGCCAGTGAACCAAAAACAATGTAGGCAAGTACAAGCTTGTTTTGTGAAAGCTGTGAGAGGAGAgacacatttaattatttatctttaaaaaagtaaGCCTACAGGAAGACATTGATgccacttttattgttttttttttcctgtcttttcttGTACCACCATAAACAAGCAGAGGATTGTCTTCAACTTAACTTTTCAGGCCAGACGTTGCCTGCAAGTGTGCCCCTTACTTTAAATTCCCTTTCCACAAAAGTATTGGCTAACagggtcaggatgcctcctggatgcctccttGAATTTTTGTCAAAAAAAGTGCGACGTTTTGGGAACGTCCTACTATGACAAGGCCTCGGGGAAGAGACACTGGAAAGTCTATGTcacttggctggcctgggaatgcgtTAGGATAACCCCCAGCCAATCTAAACATATAGTCTGGGCATCCCTGCTTAACCTGCTACCCTTGTGACCCAACCTAGGATAAGGGGTAGAAGACAGATAGATGCAAGACTTCTGActtagacaaaaacaaaaaaaagtccacaaaaatatttattactcaAATTATATTTATGCAAGAGCAGGCAAACACCATTTCCACTtgaagaaaggggaaaaaaatgataaGTAACTTTACAAATCAACACTGATTAAttatgaattttatttaattaactagCAGCcaacaattattttttaatgtgcgagactcagtttgtttttaagctAACCACACACATCAAAACCAAAGCTTGTGTATTCGGGGACGAAGTCGTCCTTAAAGTGCAAATGAGCAGACATTTTATTCCTGTGATCAAAGGTACTAATTTTCTCTGCATGTCTACAACATACACATACACTCTCTAATTATCTTCTCATGGACAtgtgcacagacacacaaatcaAGTGTCTCACTGAATCTGctcactgaaaacaaataaacatgaaaacagaataaGACAATAACAACTGTGGGCAGGACAAAGTGTGGGCTGTTGCAGGGTTGCATCTGAGGGGAACTTTGTCTCAAATTTCCACTGAAACAAATCTTAgattaattagaaaataaatccaCATGTAAACATGCTTTCTTTCTGTGGGCTCTGGATGCTGCAATACGATAAACTATCATGTCCATTTGTTAAAACCAATGCAAAACAATAGTATgtatttaaaatgcatgttCTAGTTTATTCACGCCAAAAtaacaagacaaaaagaaaaagaacaccacagcaaaaacaacaacaaacaaaaccaaaaacaaaaaaaacatcacttcaAATTctttaaatactgaaaatgaGTTGCTTTTGGTTTGATTCAGGAATAGAATCATTAATGAAACATGACTGGACAAAATTATCTGGGGCTAGTCCTATTTGCTGAGAAAAAATAGATTCTCTTCACACCATCTGTGACTGAAAGGGCATGAGAGGCCTGATAGAAGGAGTAATCAGTTTCATAAGTAGTTCGTGCCcaaacactgtgtgtgtgtggtctgcaGGCGCGCATCGTGACAAGGCTTTTCTCTGCAGAGAAAATTATCTGCTGTGGGATCCAAGTATAGAAACACTCACTAAAGCATCTTTACTAACAATTTAAATCTATAcacatttcatgtgttttattagtttatatcTGAGCACTGAATTTGTAATAATTTCTGTATAAATGATGTGCTGAAAAACTGGAAGGACATTTGTTTCTGGCTAATAAAACTGGTGCAACCATATCCGTTGAAATTAAACTGACCAGTTTTCACTGCTGGAATTATTACTTCATATTTTTCTATAGAAATGTGCCAGCAAAACCCAGAGGAAAAGATGGAAAGTTTTCATTAGTTTTGTTTAaagattttcctcattttctccCATTAGTCCaacaagcttaaaagaaacatggTTTGTTGGAGTGTTTTGTGACTTTATTAAtggtaaaagacaaaaataacaaatttgtGTAAGTATTCAGACCCTTCATTACGGTCATGAATGATGCACCTTTTGTGAGCCTATCCTGACCAGGTTATCAGCTTCTTTCTCTTTGCCCACAGAATGATGCTCCCATCACCATGCATGACTAAACTGTATTCATAActctattttttctatttttgtgtccagaaattatatatatattaagtaaATTCCCAGCAGTTTATAATGTAATAAAGAATGAGCATTCAACCATGACATTGGCTGAAATTAGACAAAATCTGGGAAACCCGAAAGCATCTGTAAACTTTCTGTCATTATTCTAACACTGCTCAATTCCTTAGCAGCCAATGTGCCCTGGAGCAAGGCACCAACTCTCCAGCTGCTCCAATGAACAGTAACAGATAATGAGAAGCTTCTATGTAGGAGAGCACAGGTACAGAAATATGTTGCTCTGGAAAACAAGAAGCCTGTCCAGCTAAAATTCCCtggataaataaatgtgaaatccGTCCATAAATGAATTCTTGCTGGTTGTTCAACTACAGAGCTGCCTGCAGTCGTCAGAGCATCCATAGGGGCACACAACACAGTTGCTCAAGTTATTTTCAGGAATGTGTGGGTCAACGTCAGCATCTCCTGccacactgacaccagcttACAGAGCAGGCTAGACTTAGGGATATAAGAGGCTGCCAGTCTAAAAGTAGGAATTCCTGGGCAATCACCTCGCACAGAAGTGGAGTGCCACATTTTTTGACATGTTTCTTTCTTCAAATCCCCAGGCTTGAAGCTCtagtctgtcctcctcctcctctcgaTCGTCTTCCTCTACATCTCCCTCTTCATACAAACTGGGCTCCTCCACCGAGGTTTCCATGTTTGGGTTGTAGGTACTGAATGCCTGCGCCTCACTGTACTCATAAATAGTTGGGAGGCTGCTGCGTAAACCAAAGCGGCGGCGCAGGGCCACAAGTAGTGGCTGTGGGATGGTGAAGATGTCGAGATTGTTGCCCAGGTCAATCCAGGCCAAGCAGGGAAATGTTTTGGGATCCTTCACTGCCTCTGTAACGTCCTTCAGGATAGCGACTGTCAGGCGGTTGCCATTGACAGCTAGCGTGGTCAGTTTTGGCAGGCTGCTCAGGTAGGGCAGCAGCAGCCGTAAGCTCTCATCCTGCAGCTCGGTAAAGCTCAGGTCCACGGCCGACACCACATCACTGCTGTTCTGAAGGTAGAAAGCCACACGGTGGACGTCGCGTCCAGATAGTGGGATTCCTGACAGATTTACAACATCCCCTGATAGTTTCTTCTTCAAGGTGGTCTTCAGACTGTttgaaagacaagaaaaacaaagttaatcATCTTGTTTACAAGTTGGATCTCTGACACACAAGGACAGTTTTTTATTAACTGTATCAATGGTACAGTAACTCTTTTGCTTTGGCAGATGTTCAATAGCAAGTTATTGTTACTTAATGATACTGAGGTTAATGATTTCACAGTGTCACACTTTCCACAAGCCCAGGGAAACTGCAAGTTTGCAAAAAAAGTAACAGCGTGCACTGTGTGTAGAGTGAAGTAATcaataacagagaaaataaGTTGCACTTAAATGTCTCTCAGTCTAAGCAGCTCAAGTAACAAATTCTGTCTCTGGTGCTGGAAATCATCTGTGGAAAAGCAGCAGGTGTTTCAGGTGTTATTCCAAAACCAGTGCTAAGgctcaaagtaaataaaaatttcttatcacagaaaaaaaacaaaacataaataaacaaga
It encodes:
- the lrrc75bb gene encoding leucine rich repeat containing 75Bb; this encodes MGSKLSRQRSLDLESKLSKRRHHRNDAPGENERSDNRGNRDFLFTSLMLKSDKLPGLLRKTNQSPYVRRVAWVREIQRLLREQKMEQAGEVLKLLRKDLGLQGSSLNDILYKNASFLNLVDPISHELLLSLARDLQCPKRETESLKSTNKICRQLIYHLTPHSKWTKQSVPRRKSQACLKTTLKKKLSGDVVNLSGIPLSGRDVHRVAFYLQNSSDVVSAVDLSFTELQDESLRLLLPYLSSLPKLTTLAVNGNRLTVAILKDVTEAVKDPKTFPCLAWIDLGNNLDIFTIPQPLLVALRRRFGLRSSLPTIYEYSEAQAFSTYNPNMETSVEEPSLYEEGDVEEDDREEEEDRLELQAWGFEERNMSKNVALHFCAR